In Paenibacillus dendritiformis, the DNA window CAGCACGGCCGCCCAAGGGCTCGCGGCGGTCGATTCGAACAGTTCCCCGTAATTGCGTCCATCCCGCAGCAGCGAGCCGGTCAGGCCTTTGAGGAAATAGAGCACAATCCACCCGCCGACCACGCTGTAAAAGGACAGCAGCAAGGAGCACGTCGCCATTCCCAAATAGCCGATGCCATGCCATCTGCTCCCCGGCGCCAATTCACGGTAGGCGGATACCGCTTCCTTACCCGTATTCCGGCCGATCATGAATTCCGCCAGCAGCAGCGGCAGGCCGATGCCGAAGGTAAAGATAATAAAGACAAGAAAAAAAGCGCCGCCACCGCTGGTAGCGACGACATTCGGGAACTTCCAGATCGCTCCGAGCCCGATGGCCGATCCGGCCGAAGCGAGTACGAAGCCGAGTCTGGAAGTCCATTGTTCTTGCTGTGTCATCCGATCTAATCCATCCTTCTTTTTCGATTGCTGTCATCCATTATAGCATAGCAACGGAATAAAGAGTCTGCTTCCCTATATTTAGAATCTGGGCGAATTATTTCACGATAGCCAGCGCCAGACCGTCATAGGCCGGAAGCAGCGCGCTGATCAATCGTTCATCCTGGGCGATCGCGGCATTGAAGGCCCGCATCGCCTGCACGGACGGACCCTGCTTGTCCGGATTGAGCGTTCTGCCGCGGAGCATGAGATTGTCTCCCGCGATGATGGCCCCCGGTCTCGCGAGCCGGATCGCGTATTCGAGATAGGCCGGGTAATTTTCCTTGTCCGCATCGATGAAGAACAAATCATAACGGGCCCCTTCCCGCTCCAGCACCGCTAACGAATGAAGCGCCTCGCCCACTCTATATTCCACTTGTTCTCCGAAGCCGGCTTCCGCCAGATTGCGCTTCGCCAGATCGGCGTACTCTTGACGCAGCTCGAGCGAGACAAGGCGGCCTCCCGGTTCCAGCCCCCGCAAGATGCAATAACCGCTGTAGCCGCCGAGCGCCCCGATCTCCAGCGCATCCTTCGCATGCGCCAGGCGGGCAAGCATCGTCAACAGGCGGCCATACCCTTCCGGCACGGAAATATCCCGGATGCCATGCGCCCGGATCGACTCCTTGATTCGCTCCACAGCCGGATCCGCCGGATATAATTGTTCCAAATACGATTCTACTGCTTCACTCGACATTTTCCATCCTCCTTGCATTTTATGATATGATGAATGCCATACAAGTACAAGTAAGAGAAGCAGAACGGAGTGTTGTTATCGAATGAATCGACCTTGGACGTTAATCGCGACCGCCCCGATGGGACTGGAGGCTGTCGTCGCGCGCGAATTGAAGCTGCTTGGATACGAGGATACGCGGGTGGAGAACGGCCGCGTGCTGTTCTCCGGAGGGCCTCTCGACGTGTGCCGGGCCAACCTGTGGCTCCGGACCGCGGATCGGGTGCTTGTCAAGATGGGCGAATTCCGCGCTCGCACCTTCGAGGAGCTGTTCGAGGGGACCAAAGCCATCCCATGGCCGGATTGGATCCCGATGCACGGCGAATTTCCGGTTGACGGTCGATCCCATAAATCCCAGCTCTCCAGCGTTCCCGCCTGTCAGGGCATCGTGAAAAAGGCGGTCGTGGAGCGGATGAAGCAGCGGTACCATACCGACTGGTTCGAAGAGACCGGTCCGCTGTACCGGATCGAGGTCTCCCTGCTGAATGACATGGCTACGATTACGCTGGACACGACAGGGCCCGGGTTACATAAGCGCGGCTACCGCAAGTTGACCGGAGCCGCCCCGCTCAAAGAGACGATGGCTTCCGCCATCATCCTGCTGAGCCGCTGGAGTCCGCAGCGTCCGCTCTATGATCCGTTCTGCGGATCGGGAACGTTGCTGATCGAAGCCGCCATGATCGGCTGGAATGTCGCTCCCGGACTCCGGCGCTCCTTCTCTGCGGAGGCATGGGGCATCATCGGGGAACAGGCTTGGGAACAAGCGCGGGAGGAAGCGTTCGACGCCGTCCGCGACGATACGGAGCTTCAATTGACCGGATCGGATATCGATCCGGAAGCGATTCGCCTCGCGCAGGCGGCAGCGAAGAGCGCCGGCTTCGGCCGCGAGATCGAGTTCCGCGTCTGCCCGGCGAACAAGGCGAAGCCGGAAGGAGATTACGGCTGCCTCGTGACGAATCCGCCCTATGGCGAACGGTTGAACGAGAAGGACGAAGTGGAGCGGATGGTAAGAGACCTTGGCTTCATGGCCAAAACATTGCCGACCTGGTCGTTCTTCGCGATCAGCCCGAGCCGCCAGTTCGAGCATTACTTCGGGCGGCCTGCGGACAAGCGCCGCAAGCTGTTCAACGGCAATATCGAATGCCAGCTCTATCAATATTTCGGTCCGCTCCCGCCGCGCAGCAAGATGCCGGCTTCGCCTTCCGAATCCTAATCATGTCCTATCGAACACCATCTGCCTTTATACCGGCAGGCGGTGTTCATTTATTTTTAACATTTTATGAAAATCTGATAAGATGGGAGGTACGATTACAAGACAAGGAAGGGACATGCAATGAATCCAATTCGCCAAGCCCGGCCCGATACCGCCGGCAGGAAAAGTTCAGCCGCCTCCCTCTTCGGATGGCTCAGCTTCGTCTTCTTCCTCGCGGCTATGATGGGGAAGCTGATCTATTTCAATCGCACGCTGGCGATTCCGAATATGGCCATGGACCGGGACGACTATTTAGTTGCCCTGGGATCACTGCTCATTGCCGGCAGCTGGACGTTCTGGGCGAAGGAACGATGGCGCCCCCTGCTCCTGCTGCTGCTTAACGCCGCACTCACACTGCTCATTTTTGCGGATTTGATCTATTTCCGTTATTTTCAGGACTTCATTACGATTCCCGTCCTGCTTCAGGCCGGACAGGTCAGCTCGCTCGGAGAGAGCATCGCATCCCTCATTCACAGCAAGGATCTGCGGCTGTTCCTGGACTGGCTCGTCCTGATTCCGCTTACAGTCGGCCATGTCCGCATTCGGTCGCGGGAATATCGCTCCCGGCGCGCCTTCATCTCCGGCGGCAGGAACCCGAGACGCATGATGCAGCGGGCCGCGGCCGGCCTGCTTGCCATTATCGTCGGCGCCGTGTTGGTTGCCGTGCCGGTCAAGCATGCGACAAGCACGTGGGCGAAAGGGCTGTTCAGCTCGGTCTGGTGGAGCGCCTCCGTCTATAATATAACGGGCTTGCTGGGCTTTCACGGCTATGATGCGTACCGTTATGTGAAGGAAAAGATGATGGGAGGGTCTTCCCTCTCGGAAGCCGAAATCAAGGAAACGGAAGCCTGGTTCTCCGCCCATCTCCCGGATCGGCAGGGCCCCGCATCGTCATTCGGACGCTATGCCGGCAGCAATGTTATTATTGTGCAAGCTGAGGCGTTCGAAAATTTTGTCATCGGCGCCAAGGTGAACGGACAGGAGATAACGCCGAACCTGAATGCGCTGCGCAAGGAGAGTCTGTATTTCACCCGGTTTTTCCATCAGACCGGTCAAGGCCGGACCTCCGATGCCGACTTCGGGGTGAACGCAGGGCTTCATCCGCTGCCGTCCGGCTCTGTCTTCATCCGCTACCCGAGTCATGCCTTCGATACGCTGCCGGGCATGCTTCGCGCGGAAGGCTATCGCACCGGAGCATTCCATGCTTATGACGCCGGGTTCTGGAACCGCTATATCATGTATCAAAATATGGGCTACGACTTTTTTATGAGCAAAAAAGACTATGTTCTGGACGAGCCCGTGGGCTGGACGGTCGGGGACAAATCCTTCTTCCGTCAATCGGTCGAACGAATGTCGTCCGAGCCGAAGCCGTTCTACAGCTTCTTAATTACGCTGGCCAGCCATCACCCGTACAAGCTGCCGGAAGCAGCGCAAAAGCTCGATGTCGGACCGTACAAAGACACGATGTTCGGCGATTACTTGCAGTCGATGCATTACGTCGACGAAGCGGTCGGAGAGATGATCGCCGATCTGAAGCAACGCGGGCTGTGGGACAAGACGATCTGGGTCTTTTACGGAGATCATGACAACTCGATCGGCGGGACGGAGCCTCTCTCTTGGCTGCTAGGCCATCCGGTCAGCAAGCTTGATATGCTGGAGATGAAGAATCAGGTCCCCCTCTTCATCCATCTCCCTGACGGGGCCCAATCCGGGACGTATGACACGGTCGCGGGCCAATTGGATGTCGCCCCGACCCTGCTGCACTGGCTCGGAATCGATACGGCCGGCTCCTACATGATGGGCCATAACCTGCTTCAGCCGGATGGGCGGCTCGTCGTGCTGCGGAACGGATCTTACACGGACGGGAGCGTGTTCTACGTCCCTTCGGCCGACGGACTGTTCGAGCACGGCACCTGCTTCGATTACGTGTCGCGAGAGAAAACGGACGTTACCCGCTGTCAGCCTCAAGAAGCTGAAGCGAAGCGCCGCTTGACCGTCTCGGACCGCGTAATTATGCACAATCTGATCAAGCGGTTCCGCCAATCCTCTTATGCAGAACCGTGACATGATTGAGAGCCGCTGTCTCCGTGGACAGCGGCTCTCCGCGCCTCTGGCGCATATCGTCCCCCATTTGTCACTCCCCTGCGCGGCCCCGCTAGTCCCCTTCTCCTGTTCTGCCGCCCCTACCGATCCTGCAGCAGCTCGTCCAGCTTCCGGCGCCGCTTCTTCTCCTTCAGGCGCCGTTCCCGCTCTTCTCGGCGCAGCGCCTTGGCGAGAGACGCGCACATGCCGAGCAGAACAACCGCAAACGGCAGCGCCGTGAGGATGGAAGCGGTCTGAAGCGCGTCCAGCCCCCCGCTCAGGAGGAGGACGATCGCGATCAGCGACTGGAAGATTCCCCAGGTGAGCTTGATCGGAATGCTCGGATTCGGATTGCCGTCAGAGGACATCATCCCGAGCACGAAGGTGGCGGAATCGGCCGAGGTAATGAAGAAGGTTACGATGAGCAGCGTGGCCAGCACTCCGAGCACATAACCGGCCGGCAATGCGTCGAGCGTCACGAACAAGGCGGATGTAATGTCCTGCTGCACGGCCTGAGCGAGCTTGATGCCCTCGAACATTTCCAAGTGAAGTCCCGTCGCCCCGAAGACGGAAAACCAGATGAAGCTGAAGCCGCTTGGCAGCAGCAATGTCCCGAGAATGAACTCCTTAATCGTCCGCCCCCGGGATACCCGGGCGATGAACGAACCGACGAACGGTGCCCACGCGATCCACCACGCCCAGTAAAACAAAGTCCATTTCGCAATCCAGGAATTTCCGGTAAACGGCGACAGCCGAAGACTCATCTGGATAATATTTTGCAAGTAGCCGCCCAATGTTGTCGTGAACGTATCAATGATGAAAATCGTCGGTCCGAGCAGCAGCGTGACTACGAGAAGTCCGAGCGCAATAAGCAGATTCGTATTGCTCAATATTCGGATTCCCTTGTCGAGGCCGGTAATGGCCGATGTCAGGAAGAGTACCGTAACGACGATAATAATGATGATTTGAACCGTGATGTTCGACGGGATTCCAAACGTATGCTGCAATCCTCCGTTAATCTGCATAACGCCGAGCCCAAGCGACGTCGCGACTCCGAAGGTCGTGGCGATAATGGCCAAAATGTCAATCACTTTGCCGATGGATCCGTCCACGCGTTCTCCGAGCAACGGGTAAAATGTCCGGCTTATCAATCCCTTATGCCCTTGCCGGAAGGTGAAATAAGCCAGGGCGAGCGATACGAGCGAATAAATCCCCCACGGATGAAGCCCCCAATGGAAAAAAGAGTACCGCATCGCTTCGCGTGCCGCATCTGGTGTCATTCCGGCCGCGGTGGGCGGAATCAGGTAATGGCTGAGGGGTTCGGCTACCCCCCAGAAGACGAGGCCAATGCCCATGCCTGCGCTGAACAGCATGGCGAACCAGGACAGATTCGAATATTCCGGCTCATCGTCGTCCTGGCCGAGCCGAATATGTCCATGCTTCCCGAAGGCAAGCACGAAGCAGAACAAAAGCACGATCAGCGCCGTTATCAGATAGAACCAGCCGAACCGCTCCGTCGTGAAGGTAAGCGCCGCCTCGGATTGCTGGGCCATGCTGCCGGGGGACAGCAAGCCCCACAGGACAAAGGCCAGGATGATAACGACCGATATTCCAAATACCAATATCCCCACCCCCTGGTTGTTGCCTTGATAGCATGTAGTATGCGCAAAAAAAATCCCAGACGGCTGTCTGGGATTCCGGCATTATTTTCATAATAAATAGCGCAACTTCATTCTTCGCGATTTTCCCATTGCTCGCTGGCGAGAAGAGAGTTCAACCGATCCTGCTGCTCCTCGAGCATCGCTTCGGCCAGCTCCACCGGCTGCTGGTTCAGGCTCAAACCGGCCTGCTCGACGGCCCGTTCCGCATGCTGCAGCGATTGCTCAGCTTGCTCGATGGACTGGTCCGACGGATGAGACATCGCCTGGGATACCGCATTGCGTGCCGTCTTGACCGCATTTTGGGCCTGGGAGATCGGATTCTGCGACTGCAGGCTGGAGTCATACTTGTTCGGCATGCTGTAAGCCTCCTTCGTCTGTGTTATTTCATAATCAACGTTAGGATGTGCTTGACAGCATATTCTATACCGTAACTTAGTGCTTTACGAACGCCTTTGCCTTCTCGATCGCCTCGTCCTCCGTCGGCGCCGTGACGTATCTTCCGTTAATATAAATAAATACCCGCTTCAGGCAATGGCCGCAGTATGACTTGCACCCTATTTTAATTTCCGCCTCGGGATCCAGCTTCTTCACCTTCGGCAGGAACGACTTCATGCTGATATGGCGGCATTTATCGCATATACGTATATCATTAGCCATGATTGCTCACTCCATCTTAATCCCTTCATCTTGATATAAAAGAAAGTCCGATATTGCTATAGTTATTGTAAGGGAATGGCCCAGCAGAAGCAACCGGTATGACCCCAACTTCTAGCGAACAGGATCGTACTTCATGACCCGCTTGGAGAACCATGGCATCAAAATCATCGTGAACAGGATATCGTCGATCGGCATAAATGGCACGAAATCGGGCATTACCCAATACAACAGGACCAGTCCGGCAAAAATCCCCTTCTCCTTCAGCGGTACCCGGGGCGAGAGCAACAGCCGCGGCGCCGCTCGGAACAGCCGGATGATCCCGAGGACAGGACGCTTGCTTCCGGCCTTGGCAGACCTATGATTGCGGCCCATCCGCACACCCCCTTGCTTCTAGTGTGCGCCATCCGGCCCTCGTCATACGGCCCTCCGGAGACAGTCTATTCCTGGACTTGCCCGTTCAATGCTTCCCGCAAAATCGCCGACACTTCCTTGTACATTCCGTCGAAGTCATGCAATGGCAGCGGACTCACGCCAAGGCCAACCTCGACCGTGAAGCCGGGCTTGCGGAAGCGCTGAATGAACCAATCCTTGTACCCGGCGTCACTGCCCGACAGCTTGACGGCGCGGTAACCGCTGACCGCTTGGAACCGTTCCGCCCATGTGAGCGCTTCGGGCGGCTCATAGTCACGGTAGTTCCAATAAATTTCCTGTCCTTGCGTATGGAAAGACAGGGCCAGCTCGAACGAATTCCGTTCCGTATAGGAAGCGAGCGCGGCGGCCTCGGGCTCGGACAACGGATGCTCCCCGCCGTAATTGAGCGGCCCCGGGGAACGCATTCCGCGCCGCGCCCGTTCCTCCTCCCAATGGGCCGGGAACTGATCATTCAGGTCCACGCCGCGAATGTTCGCTTTCCAACGTTGAAAGTGCCGCGAGCCCTGATTCCACTCCATGACCGGGGAATAGAACGGATGTCGGGGCGAGATGCCTTCCTGCACTAATTCGATGCCGTCCGGATTGACCATAGGGACGATTTTCAAGACCGTGCGCTCATAAGCGGACCGTGCCTCCCAGCCAAGCCATGACTTTCCGCTGTCGCACGACCGCGCGTAATCTTCGATGAACTGCATGAGCAGGGCCGAAGTAATCCACTCATTGGCATGGACGCCGCCATTGGCATGAATCGGCACATTCCCGCGCCCCATGCTGACGGCCAATATCGGCTTGCCGAGAACGCTATGTCCGATCGTCTCCACCTGGACGCACGAATAGCGGCGGCTTAATTGATGCAGATCTTCCATCAGCTGCATAGGGCCATACTCCGCTTTTTTCCGAAGGGTCTCATTCGTGCAAACATAGGGAATGAATATCCTCTGCCCGGCCGCCAGCCGGTTCGGAGACAAGCCTCGATTCACCGAGCGCAGCAGCGCTTCCGGAACGCCATGCCGGGCGGCAATATTGCATAGAGTATCGTTCGGTTGCACGGCATAAGTATCGTATGGGCGCGCCGGTATCATGAGGACATGTCCGGGTAGCGCATATTGGTCGGGATCAAGCTGCGGATTGTATGCCAACAGCGCAGGCAGATTAATCCCATACCGGGCGCAAATGCGCAGGTAGGTGTCTCCAGGCTGTATGGTGTAAGGGATATGCATCGTTCGAACCTCCTTCATTTCCTCTTAGATGCATATGCCCTATGCACATCGGACATGACTGGGTTGCCCCAATACCAAAAGAGCATGCTCTCCGCGATACAAAACGCGTCAGGCATGCTCTTGGACAGAAACAAATACGTATAAATAATAGCTATAAGATTTGGGACATTCGCCACACGACAGGCACGGCGCATATCTGTTCGCCCAGCCAGGCGCGGGCAATCTTCTGGAACATTTCCGGATCTCCGCTGCAAAAAAATTGGTGAACCGGCGTTTCCAAACTATGGGCGAGCTCCCCTTTAT includes these proteins:
- a CDS encoding O-methyltransferase → MSSEAVESYLEQLYPADPAVERIKESIRAHGIRDISVPEGYGRLLTMLARLAHAKDALEIGALGGYSGYCILRGLEPGGRLVSLELRQEYADLAKRNLAEAGFGEQVEYRVGEALHSLAVLEREGARYDLFFIDADKENYPAYLEYAIRLARPGAIIAGDNLMLRGRTLNPDKQGPSVQAMRAFNAAIAQDERLISALLPAYDGLALAIVK
- a CDS encoding THUMP domain-containing class I SAM-dependent RNA methyltransferase, translated to MNRPWTLIATAPMGLEAVVARELKLLGYEDTRVENGRVLFSGGPLDVCRANLWLRTADRVLVKMGEFRARTFEELFEGTKAIPWPDWIPMHGEFPVDGRSHKSQLSSVPACQGIVKKAVVERMKQRYHTDWFEETGPLYRIEVSLLNDMATITLDTTGPGLHKRGYRKLTGAAPLKETMASAIILLSRWSPQRPLYDPFCGSGTLLIEAAMIGWNVAPGLRRSFSAEAWGIIGEQAWEQAREEAFDAVRDDTELQLTGSDIDPEAIRLAQAAAKSAGFGREIEFRVCPANKAKPEGDYGCLVTNPPYGERLNEKDEVERMVRDLGFMAKTLPTWSFFAISPSRQFEHYFGRPADKRRKLFNGNIECQLYQYFGPLPPRSKMPASPSES
- a CDS encoding LTA synthase family protein; protein product: MNPIRQARPDTAGRKSSAASLFGWLSFVFFLAAMMGKLIYFNRTLAIPNMAMDRDDYLVALGSLLIAGSWTFWAKERWRPLLLLLLNAALTLLIFADLIYFRYFQDFITIPVLLQAGQVSSLGESIASLIHSKDLRLFLDWLVLIPLTVGHVRIRSREYRSRRAFISGGRNPRRMMQRAAAGLLAIIVGAVLVAVPVKHATSTWAKGLFSSVWWSASVYNITGLLGFHGYDAYRYVKEKMMGGSSLSEAEIKETEAWFSAHLPDRQGPASSFGRYAGSNVIIVQAEAFENFVIGAKVNGQEITPNLNALRKESLYFTRFFHQTGQGRTSDADFGVNAGLHPLPSGSVFIRYPSHAFDTLPGMLRAEGYRTGAFHAYDAGFWNRYIMYQNMGYDFFMSKKDYVLDEPVGWTVGDKSFFRQSVERMSSEPKPFYSFLITLASHHPYKLPEAAQKLDVGPYKDTMFGDYLQSMHYVDEAVGEMIADLKQRGLWDKTIWVFYGDHDNSIGGTEPLSWLLGHPVSKLDMLEMKNQVPLFIHLPDGAQSGTYDTVAGQLDVAPTLLHWLGIDTAGSYMMGHNLLQPDGRLVVLRNGSYTDGSVFYVPSADGLFEHGTCFDYVSREKTDVTRCQPQEAEAKRRLTVSDRVIMHNLIKRFRQSSYAEP
- a CDS encoding glycine betaine uptake BCCT transporter; the encoded protein is MVFGISVVIILAFVLWGLLSPGSMAQQSEAALTFTTERFGWFYLITALIVLLFCFVLAFGKHGHIRLGQDDDEPEYSNLSWFAMLFSAGMGIGLVFWGVAEPLSHYLIPPTAAGMTPDAAREAMRYSFFHWGLHPWGIYSLVSLALAYFTFRQGHKGLISRTFYPLLGERVDGSIGKVIDILAIIATTFGVATSLGLGVMQINGGLQHTFGIPSNITVQIIIIIVVTVLFLTSAITGLDKGIRILSNTNLLIALGLLVVTLLLGPTIFIIDTFTTTLGGYLQNIIQMSLRLSPFTGNSWIAKWTLFYWAWWIAWAPFVGSFIARVSRGRTIKEFILGTLLLPSGFSFIWFSVFGATGLHLEMFEGIKLAQAVQQDITSALFVTLDALPAGYVLGVLATLLIVTFFITSADSATFVLGMMSSDGNPNPSIPIKLTWGIFQSLIAIVLLLSGGLDALQTASILTALPFAVVLLGMCASLAKALRREERERRLKEKKRRRKLDELLQDR
- a CDS encoding DUF1450 domain-containing protein; its protein translation is MANDIRICDKCRHISMKSFLPKVKKLDPEAEIKIGCKSYCGHCLKRVFIYINGRYVTAPTEDEAIEKAKAFVKH
- a CDS encoding M14 family metallopeptidase, translating into MHIPYTIQPGDTYLRICARYGINLPALLAYNPQLDPDQYALPGHVLMIPARPYDTYAVQPNDTLCNIAARHGVPEALLRSVNRGLSPNRLAAGQRIFIPYVCTNETLRKKAEYGPMQLMEDLHQLSRRYSCVQVETIGHSVLGKPILAVSMGRGNVPIHANGGVHANEWITSALLMQFIEDYARSCDSGKSWLGWEARSAYERTVLKIVPMVNPDGIELVQEGISPRHPFYSPVMEWNQGSRHFQRWKANIRGVDLNDQFPAHWEEERARRGMRSPGPLNYGGEHPLSEPEAAALASYTERNSFELALSFHTQGQEIYWNYRDYEPPEALTWAERFQAVSGYRAVKLSGSDAGYKDWFIQRFRKPGFTVEVGLGVSPLPLHDFDGMYKEVSAILREALNGQVQE